Proteins co-encoded in one Thermodesulfobacteriota bacterium genomic window:
- the rfaE2 gene encoding D-glycero-beta-D-manno-heptose 1-phosphate adenylyltransferase, producing MKEKIKGKEELKGILQDLKAKGKRVVFTNGCFDLLHAGHIRYLEQARALGDVLVVGLNTDRSVQRIKGPLRPILPEEVRAEILSGLWCVDFITLFDEPTPFTLIDLLRPDILVKGGDYTKETIVGREVVEASGGKVIVLPLTEGWSTSAIIETILKRHEKKS from the coding sequence ATGAAGGAAAAGATCAAAGGAAAAGAAGAGCTTAAAGGGATCCTTCAAGATCTTAAAGCTAAGGGGAAACGGGTTGTCTTCACCAATGGTTGTTTCGACCTCCTCCATGCAGGTCACATTCGGTATCTGGAGCAAGCCCGCGCGCTCGGCGACGTCCTGGTCGTCGGTTTAAATACCGATCGGTCCGTTCAGAGGATCAAGGGCCCTCTCCGTCCCATCCTTCCGGAGGAGGTGAGGGCCGAGATCCTTTCCGGGCTCTGGTGCGTCGATTTCATCACCCTGTTCGACGAGCCCACCCCCTTCACCCTCATCGATCTGCTGAGGCCGGATATCCTGGTGAAAGGCGGCGATTATACGAAAGAAACCATCGTCGGCCGGGAGGTCGTGGAGGCCTCGGGCGGCAAGGTCATCGTCCTTCCTCTCACGGAAGGGTGGTCAACCTCTGCGATCATCGAAACCATCTTGAAGCGCCATGAAAAAAAATCGTGA
- a CDS encoding outer membrane protein assembly factor BamE — protein MSCVKVGLILLLLLMTWGCSIGRVYIGSEFRSDPGETIKPGLTTKSQILQIFGPPDRIQRQYDGDIFVYTFLRKNSTKFTLEEPYFTNITLFHYSKVQQKSDSLVILFDKEGTVKNYGFRKGTSELSPF, from the coding sequence ATGAGCTGCGTTAAGGTCGGCCTTATTCTTCTTCTTCTCCTGATGACCTGGGGGTGCAGCATCGGACGGGTCTACATCGGTTCTGAGTTCCGGTCGGATCCCGGCGAGACGATCAAGCCTGGCCTTACCACCAAGAGCCAGATTCTCCAAATCTTCGGCCCTCCGGACCGCATCCAAAGGCAGTACGACGGCGACATCTTCGTCTATACCTTCCTCCGGAAAAATTCAACGAAATTTACCCTCGAGGAGCCGTACTTTACCAATATCACCCTCTTCCACTACTCCAAGGTGCAGCAAAAGAGCGACTCCTTGGTCATCCTCTTCGATAAAGAGGGGACCGTGAAGAATTACGGCTTTCGAAAAGGCACCTCCGAACTCTCCCCTTTTTAG